The sequence below is a genomic window from Nocardia fluminea.
CGGTGACCACCACGCCGGCGCCGGAGATCACGTCGCCCTCGTCGCCCGCCTGCTCGGCCAGCGCGATCGCCGACTCCAGCGCGTCGGGCAGTGTCTCGGCGGTGATCACTCGTTCGTCGCCGAACCGCTGCACGGCCAGGTCGGCGAGCGAGTCCACGTCCATGGCCCGCGGGGAGCCGTTGCTGGTGACGACGATTTCGTCGAAGACCGGTTCGAGCGCGTCGAGAATCCCGGCCGCGTCCTTGTCGGCGAGCACCGCGACCACCCCGACCAGTTTGCGGAAGTCGAACTCGCCGGTGAGCGTCGCGGCCAGCGCCTGCGCACCCGCCGGGTTGTGGGCGGCGTCGACGAAGATGGTCGGCGCGTTGCGCATCCGTTCCATCCGGCCCGGGCTGGCCACCGTCGCGAAACCGGCGCGCACAGCCTCGATGTCGAGCTGACGATCGGTGCCCGCGCCGAAGAACGCCTCCACCGCGGCCAGCGCCAGCGTCGCGTTGCGGGCCTGGTGCTCGCCGTGCAGCGGCAGGAAGATCTCGTCGTAGACGCCGCCGAGCCCCTGCAGGGTGAGCAGCTGTCCGCCGACGGCGACGCCCCGTTCCAGCACCCGGAACTCCGCGCCCTCACGGGCCACCGCGGCGTCCTCGGCCACGGCCCGGCGCAGCAGCACGTCCATCACCTCGGGTTCCTGCTCGGCGATCACGGCGACGGTGTCGGTCGGGATCAGCGCTTCGGGCGCGCGCTTGATGATCCCGGCCTTCTCCTTGGCGATCGAGGCGAGGTCGGGACCGAGGTATTCGGTGTGATCGAGGCCGATCGGGGTGATCACCGCGACCTGCGCGTGGATGACATTGGTGGCGTCCCAGGTGCCGCCCATGCCGGTTTCCACGACGGCCACGTCGACCGGCGCCTCGGCGAACGCCGCGTAGGCCATGCCGGTGAGCACCTCGAACTTGCTCATCGCCGGGCCGTCGGATTCGGCGGAACGCTGGTCGATCATGCCGATATAGGGGGCGAGTTCGTGATAGGTCGCCACGTAGTCGCCCGGGGAGATCGGGGCGTTGTCGATGCTGATCCGCTCGGTCGCCAGCTGCAGGTGCGGGCTGGTGATCCGGCCGGTGCGCCGATGCAGTGCGGTGAGCAGGGCGTCGATCATCCGGGTCACCGAGGTCTTGCCGTTGGTGCCCGCGACGTGGATCGCCGGATAGTTGTTCTGCGGGTTGCCCAGCAGATCCATCAGAGTGGCGATCCTGGTGAGCGACGGCTCGATCTTGGTTTCGGGCCAGCGCTTGTCGAGCTCGGCCTCGACCAGCGCCATCTCGGCCAGGTCGACCGGGGACGGCCCGGTGCCGAGCTGGGCCGCGCTGTAGTCGCTGCCACCGAAGTCGGCGTCTTCGGGGTCGAGGTCACCGGGGCCCGTGTCGCTCACTTGGCGCTCAGCTCCGCCAGGCGGGCGCCGATGCGCGTGACTTCGGCCGCGGCCACCTCACGTCGACCGGTGATCTTGTCGACGACCTGCTGCGGCGCCTTGGCCAGGAAGGCCTCGTTGCCGAGTTTGGCCGTGGTGGTGTCGAGGTCCTTCTGCGCGGCCGCGAGATCCTTCTCCAGACGCCGGCGCTCGGCATCGAGGTCGATCGCGCCCGAGGTGTCGAGCTGCACGGTGACGGTGCCACCGGACAGCCGAACCTCCACCTCGGCGGTGGTGGCGAAGTCCTCGCCCGGTTCGGTGAGTCGGGCCAGGTTGGCCACCGAGCCGGCGAACCCGCCGAGGCCGACCTCCTCGATCCCGACGAGGGTCGCCTCGACCTTCTGCTTGTCGGCCAGGCCCTGATCGCCGCGGAACCGGCGGATCTCGGTGATCAACCGCTGCGTATCGGCCACGCGCTGGGCGGCGAGTTCGTCGGTCGCGACGCCACTGGCCTGCGGCCACGCGGCGACCACCACCGATTCACCGCCGGTGAGCGCCTTCCACAGGGTCTCGGTGACGAACGGGATCACCGGGTGCAGCAATCGCAGCACCGCGTCGAGCACGGTGCCGAGCACCACCGCGGTGCTCTCGGCGCGCGCGTCGGATTCGGCGAACTGCACCTTGGACAGCTCCAGGTACCAGTCGCACAGCTCGTCCCACGCGAAGTGGTAGAGCGCCTCGCAGGCCTTGCCGAATTCGTAGGCGTCGAAGGCGGTGTCGACCTCGGCGCGGACCGCGTCGAGGCGGTCGATGATCCAGCGGTCGGCGTCGGTGAGGGTTTCGCGCGCGGGCAGGTCGCCCGTGCGCGCGCCGTTCATCAGCGCGAACTTGGTGGCGTTGAACAACTTGGTGACGAAGCTGCGCGAGGCCAGCGCGTGCGCGTCGCCGACGGAGAGGTCGCCGCCGGGCTGGGCACCGCGGGCCAGGGTGAAGCGCAGCGCGTCGGCGCCGTAGGAGTTGATCCAGTCGAGCGGGTCGATGCCGTTGCCGCGCGACTTCGACATCTTCTTGCCGTGCTGGTCGCGGATCAGGCCGTGCAGGAACACGTCTTCGAAGGGGACCTGCTTGCGTCCGCCCTTGCCCGCCGTGAGCACCGGATCGTCGCTCACGTACATGCCGAACATCATCATCCGGGCGACCCAGAAGAACAGGATGTCGTAACCGGTGACGAGCACGCTGGTCGGATAGAACTTCGACAGCTCGGGGGTCGAGTCGGGCCAGCCCATCGTGGAGAACGGCCACAGACCCGAGGAGAACCAGGTGTCGAGCACATCGGGGTC
It includes:
- the folC gene encoding bifunctional tetrahydrofolate synthase/dihydrofolate synthase, giving the protein MALVEAELDKRWPETKIEPSLTRIATLMDLLGNPQNNYPAIHVAGTNGKTSVTRMIDALLTALHRRTGRITSPHLQLATERISIDNAPISPGDYVATYHELAPYIGMIDQRSAESDGPAMSKFEVLTGMAYAAFAEAPVDVAVVETGMGGTWDATNVIHAQVAVITPIGLDHTEYLGPDLASIAKEKAGIIKRAPEALIPTDTVAVIAEQEPEVMDVLLRRAVAEDAAVAREGAEFRVLERGVAVGGQLLTLQGLGGVYDEIFLPLHGEHQARNATLALAAVEAFFGAGTDRQLDIEAVRAGFATVASPGRMERMRNAPTIFVDAAHNPAGAQALAATLTGEFDFRKLVGVVAVLADKDAAGILDALEPVFDEIVVTSNGSPRAMDVDSLADLAVQRFGDERVITAETLPDALESAIALAEQAGDEGDVISGAGVVVTGSVVTAGAARALFGKAPA